In Picosynechococcus sp. PCC 7002, the following are encoded in one genomic region:
- a CDS encoding NAD(P)H dehydrogenase subunit NdhS, with protein MILPGSTVRVINPDDTFYRFKGLVQRVSDGRAAVLFEGGNWDKLITFNLAELEVTK; from the coding sequence ATGATTCTCCCTGGTAGCACGGTGCGCGTAATCAACCCCGATGACACCTTTTATCGGTTTAAGGGCCTCGTCCAACGGGTCAGCGATGGTCGGGCGGCAGTTCTTTTTGAAGGGGGGAACTGGGATAAACTGATTACCTTTAACCTCGCGGAGCTTGAAGTCACGAAATAA
- a CDS encoding SDR family oxidoreductase, which yields MSQQTALITGGAKRIGAAIARTLAQEGINLILHYRSSQAEVEQLAEELSALPISVDIVAADLLQRDSVEAMIETVKAKTPQLDILINNASMFNKESLFALSPENLWDNIQVHALHPFLLTKAFFSKESSHGNVINFLDTRIYGYDHEHVPYHLSKKMLHSFTKMLAFELAPNVRVNAIAPGPILPPVNAEGDERVQAVIAKTPLGRFGDPRNITQTVLFYLKNDFITGQVICVDGGFHLGENFYV from the coding sequence ATGAGTCAACAAACCGCTTTAATCACAGGGGGGGCAAAACGCATCGGTGCGGCGATCGCCCGGACCCTCGCCCAGGAAGGAATCAATCTCATCCTCCATTACCGCTCTTCCCAAGCCGAGGTAGAACAACTGGCCGAAGAACTTTCAGCTTTGCCAATTTCGGTGGATATTGTGGCGGCGGATCTGCTCCAGCGGGATAGTGTGGAGGCGATGATCGAGACGGTGAAAGCGAAAACGCCCCAACTAGACATCTTGATTAATAATGCCTCGATGTTTAATAAGGAAAGTTTGTTTGCCCTGAGTCCAGAAAATCTCTGGGACAATATTCAAGTTCACGCCCTGCACCCTTTTTTGTTGACGAAAGCGTTCTTTTCTAAAGAATCTAGCCACGGGAATGTGATTAATTTCCTTGATACGCGTATCTACGGCTATGACCATGAGCACGTGCCCTATCACCTGAGCAAAAAGATGCTCCATAGTTTCACGAAGATGTTAGCATTTGAGCTTGCCCCCAATGTTCGTGTCAATGCGATCGCCCCAGGCCCCATCTTGCCACCAGTCAATGCGGAGGGAGATGAGCGGGTGCAAGCCGTGATTGCAAAAACCCCCCTGGGACGGTTTGGTGATCCACGCAATATTACCCAGACGGTACTGTTTTATTTAAAAAATGACTTCATCACTGGCCAAGTCATTTGTGTTGATGGTGGGTTTCACCTAGGAGAAAATTTCTATGTCTAA
- the folB gene encoding dihydroneopterin aldolase, whose translation MSKSLDKIYIRDLLLRCIIGIFPEERTKKQDVVINVVMHADLTKAGQTDSIDDTVDYKRITKAILAAIEPSSYNLIEKMAQVVADICFTDALVEKVEVTIDKPGALRFAKASAVTIYRER comes from the coding sequence ATGTCTAAAAGCCTCGATAAAATTTACATTCGTGACCTGCTGCTGCGCTGCATTATCGGCATTTTTCCGGAAGAACGCACCAAAAAACAGGATGTGGTGATCAATGTGGTGATGCACGCGGATCTCACCAAAGCGGGCCAAACCGACAGTATCGATGACACCGTTGATTACAAACGAATCACCAAGGCAATTTTGGCCGCCATTGAGCCTTCTAGCTACAATTTGATCGAAAAAATGGCCCAGGTCGTCGCTGATATTTGCTTTACCGATGCCCTTGTCGAAAAGGTAGAAGTCACCATTGATAAACCCGGCGCCCTCCGTTTTGCCAAGGCTTCGGCGGTTACCATCTACCGGGAGCGTTAA
- a CDS encoding thioredoxin family protein: MSGSVLEITDSQFEQEVLNVNQDILVYFWASWCGPCRLVSPSVSWAAQEYGDRLKVVKLEVDPNPEAVAQCQVEGVPALRFFKAQKVVASHEGAITKQGLKDFVEAQL, encoded by the coding sequence GTGAGTGGCAGCGTTTTGGAAATTACCGATTCCCAGTTTGAGCAGGAAGTCCTCAACGTCAATCAAGATATCTTGGTCTATTTTTGGGCCAGTTGGTGTGGGCCTTGTCGGTTAGTTTCGCCCTCGGTCAGTTGGGCCGCCCAGGAGTATGGCGATCGCCTAAAAGTCGTTAAGCTCGAAGTAGACCCCAATCCGGAAGCCGTTGCCCAATGCCAAGTGGAGGGGGTGCCGGCCCTGCGCTTTTTTAAGGCCCAGAAGGTTGTGGCGAGCCATGAGGGGGCGATTACGAAGCAGGGTCTTAAGGATTTTGTTGAAGCCCAACTGTAA
- a CDS encoding DUF4079 domain-containing protein, which yields MGEFIRPYLEPIAARFNTLPIPEIITHWGHPLMMGIVIVAVGGSAAVKGWQIRRSEDVSDKNESAYWHKKAALWLTTFISLGWTGGVLSLVMQGEPIFESPHFWTGTIAIGMLMANGALSITKFLGKDSLRTVHAYVGSAAIALLVVHAALGINLGLSF from the coding sequence ATGGGTGAGTTCATTCGTCCTTATCTAGAACCAATTGCCGCTCGGTTCAACACCTTACCGATCCCAGAAATCATTACCCACTGGGGGCACCCCTTGATGATGGGCATTGTCATTGTGGCTGTCGGTGGCTCCGCTGCCGTTAAGGGTTGGCAAATTCGCCGCAGTGAGGATGTCAGCGACAAAAACGAGAGTGCCTACTGGCATAAAAAAGCAGCGCTCTGGCTCACAACCTTTATCAGCTTGGGTTGGACAGGGGGCGTTCTCTCTTTAGTAATGCAGGGAGAGCCGATTTTTGAAAGTCCCCACTTTTGGACAGGCACGATCGCTATTGGGATGTTGATGGCCAACGGTGCGCTATCAATCACAAAATTCCTCGGCAAAGATTCCCTGCGCACGGTGCATGCCTATGTGGGGTCAGCGGCGATCGCCCTCCTTGTAGTCCATGCAGCCCTCGGTATTAACCTCGGTTTATCCTTCTAA
- a CDS encoding HAS-barrel domain-containing protein — MRLPLPQFSPGDRHPDHIAEVIETATTEFTAQCLEPEDLSFPVMPPFGSWVKSYDEESGNIVYGVVTYVTTAPIDSVHRARALGMSLEELREQQPQIFAMLKTEFRAAIVGFEIPSNRRNGRRGEVFQYLPPRPPQIHQSVYHCEPDEIIHFTDRLEFLRVLLQVNWVPPESLMAAAVREVYRLRKGDRQWLVDVGRMISTLLKDDYDRLRYILSQIHW; from the coding sequence ATGCGTCTGCCCTTGCCCCAATTTTCCCCTGGCGATCGCCACCCCGATCACATTGCCGAGGTCATTGAAACTGCCACCACTGAGTTTACTGCCCAATGTTTGGAGCCGGAAGACCTCAGCTTTCCAGTGATGCCCCCCTTTGGCAGTTGGGTGAAATCCTATGACGAAGAATCAGGCAACATCGTCTACGGGGTCGTTACCTATGTCACCACGGCCCCCATTGATTCAGTCCATCGGGCGAGAGCCTTGGGGATGAGCCTCGAAGAATTGCGAGAACAACAGCCGCAAATTTTTGCGATGCTCAAAACGGAGTTTCGGGCAGCCATCGTCGGTTTTGAAATTCCCAGTAATCGCCGCAATGGTCGGCGGGGCGAAGTGTTTCAATATTTACCGCCCCGTCCCCCCCAAATTCACCAATCGGTTTACCATTGCGAGCCGGACGAAATTATTCACTTCACCGACAGATTAGAGTTTCTCCGGGTGCTTTTGCAGGTGAATTGGGTGCCCCCAGAATCCCTCATGGCGGCGGCAGTGCGGGAAGTCTACCGACTGCGAAAAGGCGATCGCCAATGGTTAGTGGATGTGGGTCGCATGATCAGCACCCTCCTCAAAGATGACTACGACCGACTCCGCTACATCCTGAGTCAGATCCATTGGTAG
- the folK gene encoding 2-amino-4-hydroxy-6-hydroxymethyldihydropteridine diphosphokinase — MAQNRVYLSVASNIQPEANILQAMTELKQFCQLKAVSRCFVTDAIPAPGQAPTKDLPYYINCVAFVETEYEATAFKFDILRSLETKLGRVRTADKYAPRTLDLDILLFNDAVIQAENLVIPDPDIKKRWFLTQGILDINPDLSLPDDAQPLRVYLQPLLDDLAATNQTFTEDQTLREKILAIA, encoded by the coding sequence ATGGCCCAGAATCGTGTCTACCTCAGCGTCGCCTCGAATATTCAACCGGAAGCCAATATCTTGCAAGCGATGACGGAATTAAAGCAGTTCTGTCAGCTCAAAGCGGTCTCGCGGTGTTTTGTGACGGACGCGATTCCGGCCCCAGGCCAAGCCCCCACCAAGGATCTGCCCTATTACATTAACTGTGTTGCCTTTGTCGAAACAGAGTACGAGGCGACAGCATTTAAGTTTGATATTTTGCGATCGCTCGAAACAAAGCTCGGCAGAGTCCGCACTGCTGATAAATATGCCCCCCGCACCCTGGATCTCGATATTTTGCTCTTTAATGACGCGGTGATCCAGGCGGAAAATTTGGTCATTCCAGATCCGGATATTAAAAAGCGTTGGTTCCTCACCCAGGGCATCCTCGATATCAACCCAGACCTTTCCCTCCCCGATGATGCCCAGCCGCTCCGGGTTTATCTGCAGCCCCTCTTGGATGATTTGGCAGCCACCAACCAGACCTTCACCGAAGACCAAACGCTCCGGGAAAAAATTTTGGCGATCGCCTAA
- a CDS encoding sensor histidine kinase, with the protein MHLDDLHILLIEDNLAEAELLGDLLADIEMVQCDIVHFAHLEKAIACLEDQTFDVILLDLSLPDSQGLSSLPMLMGIAPDVPIVVLTNTNDAELALEAVHQGAQDYLIKKNIAFDQETLLRSILYAIERKRNQQALKLANERLRQEMKAREAMQIKLEQSNQELEQFAYIASHDLKQPLASIYSWSQLLQVRYGNCLDEKGSSYLNAIQDSVRQMTQLIEDLLTYSRVDRVENTAVDVDCNLIVHQVCNRLSSAIAQQSAKLTIDSLPTIQGNPLQISQIFQNLIENALKYCREEVPPQIRISAVQNDNHWVFSCHDNGIGIEADYFEQIFYAFKRLHSQSQYSGTGIGLAVCKKIVRRYGGEIWLTSTFGEGSTFYFSFPMQSSPKDNA; encoded by the coding sequence ATGCACTTAGATGATCTACATATTCTGCTCATTGAAGATAATTTGGCGGAAGCTGAATTGTTAGGGGATCTACTGGCAGATATTGAGATGGTGCAGTGCGATATTGTGCATTTTGCCCACCTCGAAAAGGCGATCGCCTGTCTTGAAGACCAAACCTTTGACGTGATTTTGCTCGATTTGAGCTTGCCCGACAGCCAGGGCCTAAGCTCTCTCCCGATGCTGATGGGCATTGCTCCGGACGTTCCCATTGTGGTGCTGACGAATACCAATGATGCCGAGTTAGCCCTCGAAGCGGTGCACCAAGGAGCCCAGGATTATTTAATCAAAAAAAATATCGCCTTTGACCAAGAGACATTACTCCGCTCAATTCTCTACGCCATCGAACGCAAGCGAAATCAACAGGCCCTCAAGTTAGCCAACGAGCGACTCCGGCAAGAGATGAAGGCCCGCGAAGCAATGCAGATCAAACTTGAACAATCCAACCAGGAGCTTGAACAGTTTGCCTATATTGCCTCCCACGATTTGAAGCAACCCTTAGCGAGTATTTACTCTTGGTCTCAACTGCTCCAGGTGCGCTACGGCAATTGTCTGGATGAAAAAGGGAGTAGTTACCTCAATGCGATCCAAGATTCCGTGCGCCAGATGACCCAGCTCATTGAAGATCTTTTAACCTATTCGCGGGTCGATCGAGTAGAAAATACGGCGGTGGACGTAGATTGTAATTTGATCGTCCATCAGGTTTGTAATCGACTCAGTTCGGCGATCGCCCAACAAAGCGCCAAGCTCACCATTGATTCCTTGCCCACCATTCAGGGAAATCCTCTACAAATCAGTCAAATTTTCCAAAATTTAATCGAAAATGCCCTCAAATATTGCCGGGAAGAGGTGCCCCCCCAGATTCGGATCAGTGCCGTCCAAAACGATAACCACTGGGTTTTTAGCTGCCACGACAATGGCATTGGCATTGAAGCCGATTATTTTGAGCAAATTTTCTACGCTTTTAAACGCCTCCATTCCCAGAGTCAATATTCCGGGACAGGCATTGGCCTCGCCGTCTGTAAAAAAATTGTGCGCCGTTATGGTGGTGAAATTTGGTTGACTTCTACCTTTGGTGAAGGCTCTACTTTTTACTTTTCCTTTCCGATGCAATCTTCCCCCAAGGACAATGCCTAG
- the nadB gene encoding L-aspartate oxidase, with the protein MTSVTNLPTQFDVVVIGSGAAGLYAALSLPSHLQVGLITKAKLRTGSSKWAQGGIAAAIAPMDSPELHFQDTLKAGAGLCDPEAVEFLVNHAKEAIDHLVAMGVAFDRRDGELAMTLEAAHSRPRVLHSADTTGKAIITTLIEQVVERPNIHIVSQAFALQLWRNETGRCQGVSVLFDHHIQWIAAGAVILATGGGGQIFAQTTNPTVSTGDGVALAWRAGAQLRDLEFFQFHPTALTKPNAPHFLISEAVRGEGAHLLGFNGDRFAFDYHPDGELAPRDVVSRAIFSYLAENAGDPANAHVYLDLSVIPAEKIRRRFPNIIRMCAEWGVDVFTEPIPVAPAAHYWMGGITTNTDCETSIPGLYAIGETASTGVHGANRLASNSLLECLVFAAQLRDLQPKPATLAVQDPEIQTITASWKKLSIKVQTIRADLPLLLWQSAGICREQKILQEAIAQVSTWQKQLQQMPLAQFLQGYPPQQIHLSHPDAEAQIRLYAETCNLTDVALLILKSALWRTESRGGHYRTDYPNAEVPWQVHTLVEGETLQRSAPSRLESLH; encoded by the coding sequence ATGACCAGCGTGACCAATTTGCCGACTCAATTTGATGTTGTTGTCATTGGGAGTGGCGCAGCGGGCTTATATGCGGCCCTGTCTTTGCCGAGTCATTTACAGGTGGGTCTCATCACGAAGGCAAAGCTACGCACTGGATCAAGTAAGTGGGCCCAGGGCGGTATTGCGGCGGCGATCGCCCCAATGGATTCCCCAGAATTACATTTCCAAGACACCCTCAAGGCTGGGGCTGGCCTGTGTGATCCTGAGGCCGTTGAGTTTTTAGTTAACCACGCGAAGGAAGCCATTGATCATCTGGTGGCCATGGGAGTCGCCTTTGACCGCAGGGATGGGGAACTGGCGATGACCCTGGAAGCCGCCCATTCCCGCCCCCGGGTGTTACATTCTGCCGACACCACCGGCAAAGCGATCATTACTACCTTGATCGAGCAGGTGGTTGAACGTCCGAACATTCACATTGTTTCCCAGGCCTTTGCCCTCCAACTCTGGCGCAATGAAACAGGCCGATGCCAAGGGGTCAGCGTTTTATTTGATCATCACATCCAATGGATTGCCGCAGGAGCCGTAATTTTAGCGACAGGCGGTGGCGGCCAAATTTTCGCCCAAACCACAAACCCCACCGTCAGTACTGGGGATGGGGTGGCCCTGGCTTGGCGGGCAGGTGCCCAGTTGCGGGATCTCGAATTTTTTCAGTTTCATCCCACGGCCTTAACGAAACCGAACGCCCCCCATTTTTTGATTAGTGAGGCGGTACGGGGTGAAGGGGCGCATTTATTGGGGTTTAATGGCGATCGCTTTGCCTTTGACTACCATCCAGACGGTGAACTCGCCCCCCGTGATGTGGTCAGTCGCGCTATTTTTAGCTACCTAGCCGAAAATGCTGGCGATCCGGCCAATGCCCATGTTTACCTCGACTTGAGTGTGATCCCCGCCGAAAAAATCCGCCGTCGCTTCCCGAACATTATTCGGATGTGTGCCGAGTGGGGGGTGGATGTTTTTACGGAGCCGATTCCTGTGGCCCCCGCCGCCCACTATTGGATGGGAGGGATTACCACCAATACAGACTGTGAAACCTCGATTCCAGGGCTCTATGCCATTGGCGAAACCGCAAGTACAGGCGTCCATGGGGCGAACCGTCTCGCGAGTAACTCCTTGCTAGAATGTCTGGTTTTTGCGGCGCAACTGCGGGATCTCCAACCAAAACCAGCGACCCTAGCGGTACAAGATCCTGAGATCCAGACCATCACCGCAAGCTGGAAAAAATTATCCATTAAAGTGCAAACGATCCGGGCAGATCTCCCCCTATTACTCTGGCAAAGTGCTGGTATTTGTCGAGAACAAAAAATTTTACAGGAGGCGATCGCCCAGGTAAGCACCTGGCAAAAACAACTCCAGCAAATGCCCCTGGCGCAATTTCTTCAGGGCTATCCCCCGCAGCAAATCCATCTAAGCCATCCCGATGCCGAGGCACAAATTCGTCTCTACGCAGAAACCTGTAATCTCACCGATGTTGCCCTCTTGATCCTCAAGAGTGCCCTCTGGCGTACCGAGAGCCGTGGTGGGCACTATCGCACCGACTATCCCAACGCTGAAGTCCCTTGGCAAGTGCATACGTTAGTTGAAGGGGAAACGTTGCAACGTTCTGCACCGTCGCGCTTGGAGTCGTTGCATTAA
- a CDS encoding Dps family protein, with protein MATTLQAPTTGTTTQNQEASLTIAQSLSHILADTYLLYLKTQNFHWNVQGNLFYGIHNLLEEQYQALAIAVDDIAERIRVLGLSAPGSFHQFLELSSLKEASGLASAEEMIAELSNDHITLTEKLKGVLQQAEQNHDVSTVELLSGRIRDHEKQAWMLSSIVR; from the coding sequence ATGGCTACGACTTTACAAGCCCCCACCACTGGTACAACGACCCAAAACCAAGAGGCATCCTTAACGATCGCCCAATCTCTGTCCCACATTCTGGCAGATACTTATTTGCTTTACCTAAAGACCCAGAATTTCCACTGGAACGTCCAAGGGAATCTGTTCTACGGTATTCACAACCTACTTGAAGAGCAGTACCAAGCCTTGGCGATCGCCGTAGATGACATTGCCGAACGTATCCGGGTCTTAGGCTTATCCGCCCCTGGTTCCTTCCATCAATTCCTGGAATTGAGTTCTCTCAAGGAAGCTAGTGGTTTAGCCAGCGCCGAAGAAATGATCGCCGAGCTATCGAATGACCACATCACCCTGACCGAGAAGCTGAAGGGCGTCCTGCAACAGGCAGAACAAAACCACGATGTTTCTACAGTGGAACTCCTCAGTGGCCGGATCCGCGATCACGAGAAACAAGCTTGGATGCTCAGTAGCATTGTGCGATAA
- a CDS encoding ChaB family protein: protein MTTATFDQNQNNQQTADLQTKVPCTVSAIFEDRQQANKVLRQLLDMGVKREDISIIGKNLQSETQITGFFGRADFIKEGLQSGAIYGALFGTLFSALSGFGVLFVPFIGTVVAGGPIGAALLGATSGAIAGGAGVGLISALVSLGMPKEKAAIYETKIKAGGLMLTAETSQGTATELESLFQAEGGTDILSCKDFLLSRFDTGKVSSTEDLPESVRSRLADAAQETFVEVYNQVYAEKQNQHVAAYRAWMRVEDEYEQNSQGIWAKPKTLQQA, encoded by the coding sequence ATGACTACGGCAACCTTTGATCAGAACCAAAACAACCAACAAACGGCTGATCTCCAGACCAAAGTACCCTGTACTGTTTCCGCGATCTTTGAAGATCGCCAGCAGGCAAACAAAGTACTAAGGCAGTTGCTCGATATGGGGGTGAAGCGAGAAGACATCTCCATCATTGGTAAGAATTTGCAGTCAGAAACCCAAATCACTGGTTTCTTCGGTCGGGCAGATTTTATTAAAGAAGGTCTGCAGTCCGGCGCAATCTACGGTGCCCTCTTCGGAACCCTGTTTAGTGCCCTGAGTGGCTTCGGTGTCCTATTTGTTCCCTTCATTGGTACGGTGGTCGCGGGTGGCCCCATCGGTGCGGCCCTCCTCGGTGCAACTAGCGGGGCGATCGCCGGTGGTGCAGGTGTCGGACTCATCTCTGCCCTTGTCAGCCTCGGTATGCCCAAAGAAAAGGCAGCCATCTACGAAACGAAGATTAAAGCAGGTGGCTTGATGCTGACCGCCGAAACAAGTCAGGGTACTGCCACAGAGTTAGAAAGCCTCTTCCAGGCGGAAGGCGGGACAGACATTCTCTCCTGTAAAGACTTCTTGCTCTCCCGCTTTGATACTGGAAAAGTCAGCTCAACCGAGGATTTGCCGGAGTCTGTGCGCTCACGCCTTGCTGATGCGGCCCAAGAAACCTTTGTCGAGGTTTACAACCAGGTCTACGCAGAGAAGCAAAATCAACACGTCGCTGCCTACCGCGCTTGGATGCGGGTCGAAGATGAATATGAACAGAACAGCCAGGGCATCTGGGCAAAACCCAAAACCCTACAACAGGCCTAG
- a CDS encoding PspA/IM30 family protein, which translates to MGFLDRLGRVVKANLNDMVSKAEDPEKILEQAVADMGESLVQLRQSVARAIAAQKKTEQQLIKNQTEATTWQKKAELAIKNGREDLAREALVRKKTFADTAAVLQQQLTQQNAQVKTLKENLLALESKIQEAKTKKDMLKARANAAKANAQLQSTMNNIDTSSAMSAFERMEDKIMELEAQSEATNVLGSASLDQEFAQLEASNSIDDELAMLKAASQEAPALEAAKMVDEMEEVSDTPVETPEPTDADFAAVDAELEALRTQMKNL; encoded by the coding sequence ATGGGATTTTTAGATCGTCTTGGTCGTGTTGTTAAAGCCAACCTCAATGATATGGTCAGTAAGGCCGAAGACCCCGAAAAAATATTGGAACAGGCCGTTGCCGATATGGGGGAAAGTTTGGTGCAATTACGCCAGTCGGTGGCCCGGGCGATCGCCGCCCAGAAAAAAACTGAGCAACAGCTGATCAAAAACCAAACCGAAGCGACCACTTGGCAAAAGAAAGCAGAATTAGCCATTAAGAACGGTCGAGAAGATCTTGCCCGGGAAGCCCTAGTCCGGAAAAAAACCTTTGCGGACACCGCAGCAGTCCTCCAACAGCAACTGACCCAACAAAATGCCCAGGTAAAAACCCTCAAGGAAAACCTCCTTGCCCTAGAAAGCAAAATCCAAGAGGCGAAAACCAAGAAAGATATGCTTAAGGCCCGGGCCAACGCTGCGAAAGCGAATGCCCAACTTCAGAGCACCATGAACAACATCGACACCAGTAGTGCGATGAGTGCCTTCGAGCGGATGGAGGACAAAATCATGGAACTCGAAGCCCAATCTGAAGCAACCAATGTCTTGGGCAGTGCCAGTTTAGATCAAGAATTTGCCCAACTCGAAGCCTCCAATTCCATTGATGATGAGTTGGCGATGCTCAAAGCGGCTTCCCAGGAAGCACCAGCCCTAGAAGCGGCCAAAATGGTGGATGAAATGGAAGAAGTATCCGATACTCCTGTCGAAACTCCCGAACCAACGGATGCTGATTTTGCAGCGGTGGATGCTGAGCTGGAAGCCCTACGCACCCAAATGAAAAATCTCTAG
- the trpB gene encoding tryptophan synthase subunit beta, which translates to MTISPISPQDTTFNPNQPDAFGRFGKYGGKYVPETLMPALAELEAAYAQYRNDPTFQAELAGLLKDYVGRPSPLYFAERLTARYARPDGSGPQIYLKREDLNHTGAHKINNAIAQALLAKRMGKKRIIAETGAGQHGVATATVCARFGLECIIYMGVQDMERQALNVFRMKLLGATVQPVEAGTGTLKDATSEAIRDWVTNVETTHYILGSVAGPHPYPMMVRDFHAIIGAETRQQCAEKWGGLPDILIACVGGGSNAMGLFHEFVKDSTVRLIGVEAEGSGITSGHHAATLTQGKPGVLHGAMSYLLQDTEGQVVEAHSISAGLDYPGVGPEHSYLKDTCRAEYYSVTDQDAVAAFRRVSELEGIIPALETSHAFAYLETLCPQLSGSPRIVINSSGRGDKDVQTVAKYLDRHGWD; encoded by the coding sequence GTGACTATTTCTCCCATTTCTCCCCAAGACACTACCTTTAACCCCAATCAACCCGATGCCTTTGGGCGTTTTGGGAAATATGGTGGTAAATATGTGCCTGAAACCTTGATGCCCGCTTTGGCTGAGTTAGAAGCGGCCTATGCCCAGTATCGTAACGACCCGACTTTTCAAGCAGAATTAGCTGGGCTGCTAAAAGATTATGTTGGTCGCCCCAGTCCCCTTTATTTCGCGGAACGGCTGACGGCTCGCTATGCTCGCCCCGATGGTTCTGGCCCGCAAATTTACCTGAAACGGGAGGATCTCAACCACACGGGTGCCCACAAAATCAATAATGCGATCGCCCAGGCCCTACTCGCCAAACGTATGGGCAAAAAACGCATCATCGCCGAAACTGGTGCGGGTCAACATGGCGTTGCCACAGCGACGGTCTGTGCCCGGTTTGGGTTGGAATGCATTATCTATATGGGGGTGCAGGACATGGAACGCCAAGCCCTCAACGTCTTCCGGATGAAATTATTAGGGGCCACCGTCCAACCCGTAGAAGCGGGCACTGGAACCCTCAAAGATGCCACCTCCGAGGCCATTCGGGACTGGGTAACAAATGTAGAGACAACCCACTATATCCTCGGTTCCGTAGCTGGCCCCCACCCCTACCCGATGATGGTGCGAGATTTCCACGCGATCATTGGTGCCGAAACTCGCCAACAATGTGCAGAAAAGTGGGGTGGCCTCCCGGATATTCTGATTGCCTGTGTGGGGGGAGGTTCCAATGCCATGGGGCTTTTCCACGAATTTGTTAAAGATTCGACTGTGCGCTTGATTGGCGTTGAGGCCGAAGGGTCTGGGATCACCAGTGGTCACCACGCGGCTACCCTCACCCAAGGGAAACCAGGGGTCCTACATGGGGCCATGAGCTACCTATTGCAAGACACCGAAGGCCAAGTTGTCGAGGCCCATTCCATCAGTGCGGGCTTAGATTATCCTGGCGTCGGCCCGGAACACAGCTACCTCAAAGATACTTGTCGGGCTGAATATTACAGTGTCACCGACCAGGATGCAGTGGCTGCCTTCCGACGGGTGTCCGAGTTAGAAGGAATTATTCCCGCCCTGGAAACCTCCCATGCCTTTGCTTATTTAGAAACCCTTTGTCCCCAGTTGTCGGGCAGTCCGCGCATTGTGATCAACAGTTCTGGTCGGGGTGATAAGGATGTACAAACGGTGGCAAAGTATCTCGATCGCCATGGTTGGGACTAA